One part of the Streptomyces ferrugineus genome encodes these proteins:
- a CDS encoding carbohydrate ABC transporter permease codes for MTNTQANTRIPDARPKPSGAAPPRPAPRASARDRGVRLLATLFLAPTIVGIVVFTVVPIVGSVVLSLFHWNVIDDPSFAGAANYREVFTDSTVLVSFGNTLVFMVLAVALQLLIALTLALAVNGRMPVWLRSVFRSAFFFPLVLSAASISVVMKYLFNQDFGVVNWLLGLVGIAPVPWLTSENAAMATVILVYVWQQFGFSFLLFVGGLNNIPREIHEAASLDGATGLRKHLNVTLPLLSPTLLVASVVGIINALQVFEQPYVLTNGGPGDATRTVVMVIYESAFEQLRFGTASAVGVLLFVLIMAVTAVQFRLSRRFVHYQ; via the coding sequence ATGACGAACACCCAGGCGAACACCCGGATACCGGACGCACGGCCGAAGCCTTCGGGGGCCGCGCCCCCGCGCCCCGCGCCCCGGGCCTCCGCCCGCGATCGTGGCGTCCGGCTGCTGGCCACGCTGTTCCTGGCGCCGACGATCGTCGGCATCGTCGTCTTCACGGTCGTCCCGATCGTCGGCTCGGTGGTGCTGAGCCTCTTCCACTGGAACGTGATCGACGACCCGAGCTTCGCCGGAGCCGCCAACTACCGTGAGGTCTTCACCGATTCGACGGTGCTGGTCTCCTTCGGCAACACGCTGGTGTTCATGGTGCTCGCCGTCGCGCTCCAGCTGTTGATCGCACTCACCCTCGCCCTGGCCGTGAACGGCCGGATGCCGGTGTGGCTGCGCTCGGTGTTCCGGTCGGCGTTCTTCTTCCCGCTGGTGCTGTCCGCCGCGTCGATCTCGGTGGTGATGAAGTACCTGTTCAACCAGGACTTCGGGGTGGTGAACTGGCTGCTGGGGCTGGTCGGAATCGCTCCGGTGCCGTGGCTGACGTCCGAGAACGCGGCGATGGCCACCGTGATCCTGGTCTACGTCTGGCAGCAGTTCGGGTTCTCGTTCCTGCTGTTCGTGGGCGGGCTGAACAACATCCCCAGGGAGATCCACGAGGCCGCCTCCCTCGACGGCGCCACCGGGCTGCGCAAGCACCTCAACGTCACCCTGCCCCTGCTGTCGCCCACGCTGCTGGTCGCGTCGGTGGTCGGCATCATCAACGCGCTCCAGGTCTTCGAGCAGCCGTACGTCCTCACCAACGGCGGCCCCGGCGACGCCACCCGCACCGTGGTGATGGTCATCTACGAGAGCGCCTTCGAGCAGCTCCGCTTCGGTACGGCCTCGGCGGTGGGCGTCCTGCTGTTCGTGCTGATCATGGCGGTCACCGCCGTCCAGTTCCGGCTCAGCCGGCGTTTCGTCCACTACCAGTGA